DNA from Tsuneonella dongtanensis:
CCGGGCCTCAAGGTCGACCTCGCCGAGGTCGAAGGCGCCTGATTCGGCACCACCGCCGCGCTCGAGTGGCTAAGCGGTGAAGCGAAGAAATTAAGAGGCCGGCGGAGCGATCCGCCGGCCTTCTTTTGTCGCCCATCTACAAGACTCGTGGGGCAAGCTCGCCTAGGGGCTTGACCGTGCCGGGGAATGCGGGTCCTAGTCTGGCAACACGCATACAGGGGACGGTGTGAGCGAAGAGCCGCGGATTGCCGTGATCATGGCGCTCGACGTGGTGGGCTTCTCGAAGTCCATGCACGCCGACATGCAGGCGACCGTCGAGCACGTCACGGGCCTGCGCGACGGGCTGTGGTCGCAAACGATGGCAGCGCACGGCGGACGCATCTTCAAGCACACCGGCGACGGCTTCCTTGCGCGTTTCAATGGTGCCCGGGCGGCGTTCCAGGCAGCGCGCGAACTGCTCGAAGGCAATTCCAACGAGAAGTTCCCGGTTCGGATCGGCATCCATCTCGGGGATGTCTTCGAGAAGCACGACGATCTTTACGGCGACGCGGTCAACATCGCCTGCCGGATCGAATCGGTATCGCCGACCAATTCGGTCTGCGTATCGGAGCGGGTCTGGTCGGACCTCGACAACCGCGACACCGACTTTGCGCTGCTGCGCAAGATCAAGCTCAAGAACATCTCCACCGACATCAAGATCTACCAGTACCAGCCGTCGCAGACGAAGTTCGCGTACTGGATGTCGCGGGCCAAGCGGACGTTCTCGCCCACGGCGATCGTCCTCACGGTGACGGCGCTGCTGGCGGTGGGCGCGGTGGTGGCTTCGCTCTATCGTCCCGAAGCGACCAAGGAAGTGACCACCGAGGACCGGGTCGCCCAGCTGATCGATTCGCTGCCGTGTTCGTGGCTGCGCCTGTCCGACATGGAGGCCTCGGAATCGCGCCAGCGGGTCGTCCTGAAGGGCTATTCGCAAGTCGAGACGGACCGGCTCAAGCGCCTCATCGAGATGCGCATCGCCGAAGACGGCAACCGCAACGTCCAGCTGGATCTGCGCGGCACGTCGCGGCCGCCGGCCTATGCCTGCTCGTTCATCGAGACCGCCAACCGCTTCCGCTACAAGGGCCTGGCGCGCGTCTCGCTGCTCAGCGTCGAGGAAGCGGACAAGTTCGACACCTCGCTGACCTTCAAGTCGGGGATCGACCTGAAGACCGTCATGGCCAATTCCGATTTCGGCAGCCACGTCATGCTGATCGAGGTGTTCGGCAACGACTTCAGCAAGGCCGCCGAGTTCTTCACCATCGAGACCGACGGCACGGTGAAGGCGCTGGGCAATCTCCACGAGATGGCCGAGCTGCTGCAGGTCAACGAGATGTCCGACAAGGACAAGCTCGTACTCGCATGGCCAGCTTCGACCCGGGACAACATCCTTTTCATCATCGATTCGAAGAAGCCGTTCTCGGCCAAGTCGGTCGAAGAGGCGGTCGACAAGGACTGGACCGAGTTCAACCGGCTCGCTCAGGAAAAGGGCTTCACGATCGAGATGGCGGTCGTGCCCGATGGCGCCGCGGCGATTGGCGGGCCGACGACGGGAACCTGACCCCCGGGCTTTCAGGCGCCTGCGCGCAGGCTCCTGCTGTACACTGCGTTCGCCAACACCTGCTCGACCACGCGCGCCGCTCCACGCAGGCGCCCATGGGGAAGCGGGGCGGCTGACGGCCCCTGATCGGGCGCTGTCGCCGGTGGGTCGGCAGAGAAAGTCCCGGTGCGGACGCCTTCCATGCCCGCGATGCCCTTGCAGAACCGGGCGAAACGACGCGCGACCAGCCGGTTGATCCTCCGGCGGTCGCGGCTCAGCAGCTCGAAGCTGTGCGAGACCAGCGTGACGCTCGGCAGTCCCTCGTCCCGCGCATGGCGGACTGCCGCGAGCAGTTCGCGCAGCGAGAGCGCGGTGATCTGCCCGTGGCGCAGCCGGCCGCGGAACGACGCGATGCATGCGGCGGGCATTTCGACCACGCCGTGGTGAAGCTGCGGCTCCAGCGCCTCGCGGCCCAGCGATATCGCGCACGCGCCCACACCCGACAGCGCCGGGCAATGCGAACTGTCGTACCTCAGGCCGAGGGTGGCGAGCGCGTCGAGCGTGGAATCGCTCGCGCCGTAGTTGCCCGCGCGGAATGCGACGGGTGGGGGTGCGCCCGCGGCCATCAGGGTCGCACGCGCCCACGCCAGGATGCGCAGCTGGTCACCGGGAGAGAAGTCCTTGAGGTTCCGGCCCGTGCGCCCGCCGCAAATGTCTCCGCCCCGGTCGTACTCGAGCCATTCGGTGTGGCAGTGGAGCTGGACGTCATGCCCGCGTGCCACGATCGGAACGACGACGTCGGCTATGGCTTCCGTCCCCCAGAGCAGCGCCGGCATCGGATCGACGAAGAACACGCCCTTGAGCCCGTTTGCGTCGAGTACATCCATCTGGTGGGAAGTGCCGACCGCACCGCGCGGCGTATCGCAGGCGATCGAACGGGCGAAGTTTTCCGCGCGCGTAGCCGGACCGTCCGCGCCGGGCAGCCGGAACGCGTATTCGGTATCGATCGTGATGTAGACGACTGTCATCGCCTCGCCGCGTCTCGCCCCCCCGTCGATCTGCGAACCCGAGTGGAGCAATCATAGGCGAAGGGGGTTAAGGGGCCGTAAGGCGTCAGATCTCCCCGCGGGTCACGGGGTATCCCGCCGCCTCGAGCGCGCCGACCAAGGAGTCGAGGCATCCTGCGAGGATCGCGGGGTCGGTCGAGCGGACGACGAAATTCGCCCCGACGCGCCCTTCGCGGAAGAACGGATAGCTGCCGATCTGCACCCCTTCGTGGGCCTTTTCCGCCTCGCGCAGGATGTCCGCCACCTCGCTCTCGGCGGTCCAGCAGCCGATCGTTTCGGCCAGCAACGGCGCGCCGCCTTCCAGCGTGCCGGTCAGCGCGTCGAGCATGCCGGCTGTGATGTGCGGCACGCCCGCCATCACGAACATGTTGCCGATGCGGATGCCCGGCGCGCCGGACATGCGGTTGGGGATCAATTCCGCTCCTTCCGGCACCCTCGCCATGCGCAGCCGCGCCTCGGTCAGCGGCTGGCCGCGGCCGGTGTAGTATTTCTCGAGCATGGCGCGCGCTTGCGGATGAACCACCACCGGCACGCCGAGTGCCTTGGCGACCGCGTCGACGGTGATGTCGTCGTGGGTCGGCCCGATCCCGCCGGTGGTGAACAGGTAGTCGTTGCGCGCCCGCAGGGCATCGACCGCTTCGACGATCCGCTCCTCGACATCGGGCACCACGCGCACTTCGGCAAGGCGGATGCCCTGGACCTGCAACCACGTCGCGATCTGCGCGATGTTCTTGTCGTGCGTGCGTCCCGAAAGGATTTCGTCGCCGATCACGACGAGCGCGGCGGTCCAGATGCGGTCGGTCATGTTCGTTCGTTAGGCGAGAGCGGGCGCGTGGGGAAGGCGGCTATTCGGCCGCTTCGAGCCGCTCTTCGGGCGCACGCGTATTGTCGCCCGGCCGCGCGAACACGAGGAGCCCGTCGTCGATCGGTGCGGCGCGCATGTACTTGCGGTCGTGCAGGTAGTCGTGATTGAGCCGCCACGGATCGTCGAGGGTGCTCATCGGTAAGGCATTTACCGCGCGCTTCACATACCCCGCCTCGACCGCAAAGGAATCGTGCGGTTCGAGCGTGGTACCTTCGGGGATCGTAGGCGTCGCGATCGTCGTATCGGTCTTCGCCATGTGTTTCAGGACGCGGCAGACGTAGTCCGACACGAGGTCGTAGCGCAGGGTCGATCCCGTGTTCGTGTAGGGCACCGGGTGCGCCAGATTGGGCACGCCCGAGATCATGCAGTTCTTGTAATAGAACCGCTCGCCCGGCTCGACCCGCTTGTCGTCGACCGACAGGGTTATTCCGCCGCCCATCAGGAGCTGGAGCCCGGTCGCCTTGATGATGATGTCGGCCTCGACAGTGCGGCCGTCGGTCATCACGATCCCGTCCTTCGAAAAGCGCTCGATGTGCCCGGTCACGATATCGACCTTGCCCGACTTGATGCCTTCGAACAGGTCCGCGTCGGGGATGAAGCACATCCGCTGGTCCCACGGGGCGTAGGGCGGGGTGAAATCCTCGGGCCGGTAGTGCTCGCCGAGCAGCTCGCGGGTCTGCTGATCAAGGTTC
Protein-coding regions in this window:
- a CDS encoding polysaccharide deacetylase family protein, which codes for MTVVYITIDTEYAFRLPGADGPATRAENFARSIACDTPRGAVGTSHQMDVLDANGLKGVFFVDPMPALLWGTEAIADVVVPIVARGHDVQLHCHTEWLEYDRGGDICGGRTGRNLKDFSPGDQLRILAWARATLMAAGAPPPVAFRAGNYGASDSTLDALATLGLRYDSSHCPALSGVGACAISLGREALEPQLHHGVVEMPAACIASFRGRLRHGQITALSLRELLAAVRHARDEGLPSVTLVSHSFELLSRDRRRINRLVARRFARFCKGIAGMEGVRTGTFSADPPATAPDQGPSAAPLPHGRLRGAARVVEQVLANAVYSRSLRAGA
- a CDS encoding adenylate/guanylate cyclase domain-containing protein — its product is MSEEPRIAVIMALDVVGFSKSMHADMQATVEHVTGLRDGLWSQTMAAHGGRIFKHTGDGFLARFNGARAAFQAARELLEGNSNEKFPVRIGIHLGDVFEKHDDLYGDAVNIACRIESVSPTNSVCVSERVWSDLDNRDTDFALLRKIKLKNISTDIKIYQYQPSQTKFAYWMSRAKRTFSPTAIVLTVTALLAVGAVVASLYRPEATKEVTTEDRVAQLIDSLPCSWLRLSDMEASESRQRVVLKGYSQVETDRLKRLIEMRIAEDGNRNVQLDLRGTSRPPAYACSFIETANRFRYKGLARVSLLSVEEADKFDTSLTFKSGIDLKTVMANSDFGSHVMLIEVFGNDFSKAAEFFTIETDGTVKALGNLHEMAELLQVNEMSDKDKLVLAWPASTRDNILFIIDSKKPFSAKSVEEAVDKDWTEFNRLAQEKGFTIEMAVVPDGAAAIGGPTTGT
- a CDS encoding competence/damage-inducible protein A, with product MTDRIWTAALVVIGDEILSGRTHDKNIAQIATWLQVQGIRLAEVRVVPDVEERIVEAVDALRARNDYLFTTGGIGPTHDDITVDAVAKALGVPVVVHPQARAMLEKYYTGRGQPLTEARLRMARVPEGAELIPNRMSGAPGIRIGNMFVMAGVPHITAGMLDALTGTLEGGAPLLAETIGCWTAESEVADILREAEKAHEGVQIGSYPFFREGRVGANFVVRSTDPAILAGCLDSLVGALEAAGYPVTRGEI